Proteins from a genomic interval of Zingiber officinale cultivar Zhangliang chromosome 2A, Zo_v1.1, whole genome shotgun sequence:
- the LOC122042585 gene encoding glyoxylate/hydroxypyruvate reductase HPR3-like, which produces MATDPGRLPQVLILGPKQGLGRAFSAGFHFIKPWESTMPLNLFLAAHAAAVRAVISTALVAVDAPLIRALPSLGFVFTTSVGVDHIDLVECARRGIAVANAGAIFSRDVADYAVGLLVDVLLHVSASYRYVLRGLWPVAGDFPPRCKLGGKRVGIVGLGSIGSEIAKRLEAFGCSISYFSRNKKPLFPYTYFPTVGDLAAESDVLVIACALTEETHHIIDKDVMLALGKDGIIINVGRGPLVNEAELVKHLIQGKIGGAGLDVFEHEPAVPEELFRMDNVVLSSHQAVLTIESTNDLVELAMANLEAFFSNRPLLTPVHGTT; this is translated from the exons ATGGCGACTGACCCGGGGCGGCTTCCGCAGGTGCTCATCCTCGGCCCTAAGCAAGGTTTGGGGCGAGCCTTCTCCGCCGGCTTCCACTTCATCAAGCCGTGGGAGTCAACGATGCCACTCAACCTCTTCCTCGCCGCCCACGCCGCTGCCGTCCGCGCTGTGATTTCCACCGCCCTGGTCGCCGTCGACGCGCCCCTGATCCGCGCTCTCCCCTCCCTTGGCTTCGTCTTCACCACCAGCGTCGGCGTCGACCACATCGACCTCGTCGAGTGCGCGCGCCGAGGCATTGCCGTCGCCAACGCCGGCGCCATCTTCTCGCGGGACGTTGCCGACTACGCCGTTGGCCTCCTTGTCGATGTCCTCCTCCATGTGTCGGCATCCTACCGGTACGTCCTCCGCGGACTGTGGCCCGTCGCAGGAGACTTCCCGCCCAGATGTAAA TTAGGAGGTAAAAGGGTTGGCATTGTTGGACTCGGGAGTATTGGATCTGAAATTGCAAAAAGACTCGAAGCTTTTGGTTGCTCAATCTCATACTTCTCAAGAAACAAAAAGCCATTATTTCCTTACACCTACTTCCCCACGGTTGGTGATCTTGCAGCCGAAAGTGATGTGTTGGTCATTGCTTGTGCTCTCACAGAGGAAACACACCACATCATCGACAAGGACGTTATGTTGGCATTAGGGAAAGATGGCATAATTATAAATGTGGGAAGAGGGCCTCTCGTCAATGAGGCAGAGTTAGTGAAACACTTGATTCAAGGGAAGATAGGAGGTGCTGGTCTCGATGTGTTCGAACACGAGCCTGCTGTTCCGGAGGAACTATTTCGTATGGACAATGTAGTGCTGTCCAGTCACCAGGCCGTGCTTACAATCGAGTCAACTAACGACCTTGTTGAACTGGCAATGGCAAATTTAGAGGCCTTCTTCTCAAATAGGCCTTTGCTTACTCCTGTCCATGGAACTACCTGA